A single window of Plasmodium reichenowi strain SY57 chromosome 14, whole genome shotgun sequence DNA harbors:
- a CDS encoding ATP-specific succinyl-CoA synthetase beta subunit, putative encodes MARFKSQFNFMLKFKRHIGNKIIWGRTNNCFYKKEYIFSSFRNNIAKRYLSIHEYLSVDLLRSHNVPCPEGYAAKTPEEAEEKALLLQNVCGDNDLVIKAQVLSGGRGVGYFKENNFEGGVHVCRNSMEVKEIATKMLNNTLITKQSGPEGKKCNTVFICERFYIRKERYIAFLLDRNSDGIILLGSSIGGSSIEDIIKKNPDAIYKLNIDINNGLTTGQAREFSEKIGFKNDQLNIVTDMIVNLYKVFKKYDCTLLEINPLSELNDGRVLCCDAKLNFDDNAEYRQTNIFEKRDLTQENKEELLAKKYNLNYVSLNGNIACMVNGAGLAMATLDLIILHKGNPSNFLDVGGGATEEEITEALKIINNNENAKICFINILGGIMRCDIIANGIINAFKQVKFNKPIIIRLEGTNQEQAHEIIKNSNIKCIVCQDMNVAAQKSVAMAKIIEIAERENIDISFN; translated from the coding sequence aTGGCCCGTTTTAAGAGCCAATTTAATTTCATGCTAAAGTTTAAGAGACATATTGGTAATAAGATAATATGGGGGAGAACAAataattgtttttataaaaaggaatatattttttcgtcatttagaaataatattgCAAAGAGATACTTAAGTATTCATGAATATTTATCAGTAGATTTATTACGTTCCCATAATGTGCCTTGTCCTGAAGGGTATGCAGCGAAAACGCCAGAAGAAGCAGAAGAGAAAgctttattattacaaaacGTTTGTGGTGATAATGATTTAGTAATAAAAGCTCAAGTATTAAGTGGTGGGAGGGGTGTTGGttattttaaagaaaataattttgaaGGAGGAGTTCATGTTTGTCGAAATAGTATGGAAGTAAAAGAAATAGCAACAAAAATGTTGAATAATACTTTAATTACTAAGCAAAGTGGTCCTgaaggaaaaaaatgtaatactgtatttatatgtgaacgtttttatataagaaaagaAAGATATATTGCTTTTCTATTAGATAGAAATTCTGATGGTATAATTCTACTTGGATCAAGTATAGGAGGCTCATCTATTgaagatattataaaaaaaaatccggatgctatatataaattaaatattgaTATAAACAATGGTTTAACTACAGGACAAGCTAGGGAGTTTTCAGAAAAAATAGGTTTTAAAAATGACCAATTAAATATTGTTACAGATATGATtgtaaatttatataaagtttttaaaaaatatgattgTACATTATTAGAAATTAATCCTTTATCAGAATTAAACGATGGAAGAGTTTTGTGTTGTGATGCCAAACTAAATTTTGATGATAATGCTGAATATAGacaaacaaatatatttgaaaaaagaGATTTAACAcaagaaaataaagaagaattaTTAGCTAAGAAATATAATCTTAATTATGTATCATTAAATGGAAATATTGCATGTATGGTTAACGGTGCAGGATTAGCTATGGCAACCTTAgatttaattatattacataaagGTAACCCATCAAATTTTTTAGATGTAGGAGGAGGAGCAAcagaagaagaaataaCTGAAGctttaaaaattattaataataatgaaaatgcAAAAATCtgttttataaatattctaGGAGGTATCATGAGATGTGATATTATTGCTAATGGTATTATTAACGCATTCAAACAAgtaaaatttaataaacctattattataagatTAGAAGGTACGAATCAAGAACAAGCACAcgaaattattaaaaactCAAACATTAAATGTATTGTATGTCAAGACATGAATGTGGCTGCTCAAAAAAGTGTAGCCATGGCAAAAATTATAGAAATAGCAGAACGTGAAAACATAGACATCTCGTTTAATTAA
- a CDS encoding 60S ribosomal protein L14, putative: MPRVELTEEEKLYISKKNLLFKRFVEPGRLCLIEYGPYAGKLCFIVDIVTITRVIVDGAFITGVPRMVIPLKRLKLLKERIKINKNCKSGFLRKTVNSTKVLEEFNNSKLGKKMIIKKKRDEATDFERFQVYFAKRELKKKMTTLKNKKNGENKNVKKVKKNVQKVKA; encoded by the exons ATGCCACGAGTTGAATTAAcagaagaagaaaaattatatatttctaaaaaaaatctTTTGTTTAAAAGATTTGTAGAGCCAGGCAGATTATGCCTTATTGAGTATGGTCCATACGCTGGAAAg TTGTGTTTTATTGTAGATATTGTAACCATCACTCGTGTTATCGTCGATGGAGCATTTATTACAGG AGTGCCTCGTATGGTCATCCCCTTGAAAAGATTAAAGTTATTAAAGGaaagaattaaaattaacaaaaatTGTAAAAGTGGATTTTTAAGGAAAACAGTTAACAGCACTAAGGTATTAGAAGAGTTTAATAATTCAAAGTTGGGAAAGAAAAtgatcataaaaaaaaaaagagatGAAGCTACCGACTTCGAAAGATTCCAAGTATATTTTGCCAAGAgagaattaaaaaagaaaatgacaaccttaaaaaataaaaaaaatggtgAAAATAAAAACGTAAAAAAAGTTAAGAAAAATGTACAAAAGGTTAAAGCTTAA
- a CDS encoding putative membrane protein (conserved Plasmodium membrane protein, unknown function) produces the protein MNYIQMEEREYKPLLEEVDNGNNIIINNKEYYNMYENNNINNDNIDIHERVPLGTPLTYISGNPGNYIQHIDMYNVEEEKKGKKRLATDIKYFNYFVTYFMISLIIICYYFYYGKYSRILYGINYNGKICGNDLYKYPYLYFPLTPKNPKPEILSTYAKCLESCPSSNIVSKDIADLNKDKNKDKNKYFVESYFFSYKKKNNNNNNNIVIDKRGNSATNIVYSDYTKSPNNNLYVEYSLNSPYYDTVNIMNICYPKDKLLREKVANIIFTDRYKTFVNLFSLHNSFIFIFLFVFTTIVLCFLYLLFLYISSTPTFHLFLISFVSLMFFLPIYFIHKHLYMIYNPVKTSLFSHQYFISIFICIIIFIQSIFFLSIFFIYKSTYKYTSQIIGITLNFIYKMTNIIYSPIIVSSISFIWFFVWLYIYIMIMTAGGVDEKRLRMELDSNGFSEIMPLQKFFYYFKSSSFFSILWVYSYFFICEILQNLNQFTINYLGTVWYFSDKSNFPKQNNVWKVMKTIINYHLGSLILSSFINLLFKPLRVIFFWTNSTLSLPFFYNHIIHKIKHNFYIFLKPISKIIDSYTSAAYCEMSISSYNYLFACDTSCKKLINSTSPAAALHGITYILNIIFPCFTTLIITFLSFNIFNNFQRYNDLYSSNFIPNPFFASLIIGTLCGIISSYFITLISSLSDCILYCFVCECYKNQMIDEDPMRNIFTPPMLRNFILEIYDEYNSNL, from the exons atgaattACATCCAGATGGAAGAACGTGAATATAAACCACTTCTAGAAGAAGTGGATAACGgaaacaatataataataaataacaaggaatattataacatgtatgaaaacaataatataaataatgataatattgataTTCATGAACGTGTGCCTCTAGGAACACCCTTAACGTATATCTCTGGTAATCCTGGGAATTATATACAACACATAGATATGTATAACGTTGAGGAGGaaaaaaaagggaaaaaaagATTAGCAAcagatataaaatattttaactACTTTGTTACTTATTTTATGATTtcattaattattatatgttattatttttattatggTAAATATAGTCGTATATTATATGGTATAAATTACAATGGGAAAATATGTGGAAATGATCTATATAAATATCCATATTTATACTTCCCTCTTACTCCTAAAAATCCTAAACCTGAAATATTAAGTACCTATGCTAAATGCCTAGAGTCTTGTCCATCATCTAATATTGTTTCAAAAGATATAGCAgatttaaataaagataaaaataaagataagaataaatattttgtggaatcttattttttttcttataaaaaaaaaaataataataataataataatatagttATTGATAAAAGAGGAAATAGTGCAACAAATATAGTATATAGTGATTATACAAAAAGCCCgaataataatttgtatgttgaatattctttaaattCTCCATATTATGATACtgtaaatattatgaatatatgttaccctaaagataaattattaaGAGAAAAAGTTgcaaatattatatttacagatagatataaaacatttgttaatttattttctctTCACAActcttttatttttatattcctttttGTTTTTACTACTATAGTATTATGTTTCCTTTATTTActtttcttatatatatcatcaaCTCCAacttttcatttatttttaatatccTTTGTTTCTTTGATGTTTTTCTTACccatttattttattcataaacatttatatatgatatataatcCTGTCAAGACATCCCTTTTTTCCCatcaatattttatttccatttttatatgtatcatcatatttattcaatccattttttttctgtctattttttttatatataaaagtacCTACAAGTACACATCTCAGATAATAGGAATTACCTTGAATTTTATCTATAAAATgacaaatataatttacTCCCCCATTATTGTGTCAAGTATATCATTTATCTGGTTTTTCGTTtggttatatatttatattatgataatgaCAGCTGGAGGGGTAGACGAAAAAAGG TTGCGAATGGAATTAGATTCGAATGGTTTTAGTGAAATAATGCCCCTtcaaaaatttttttattatttcaaaagctcttcatttttttctat ATTATGGGTGTATTcctatttttttatttgtgAAATTTTACAAAACTTAAATCAGTTTACTATAAATTATTTGG GCACTGTATGGTATTTTAGTGATAAATCGAATTTTccaaaacaaaataatgtCTGGAAGGTTATGA aaacaataataaattatcattTGGGAAGTTTGATTTTATCAAgttttattaatttgttGTTTAAGCCTTTACGTGTTATTTTCTTTTGGACAAATAGCACTTTATCtcttccttttttttataatcatattataCATAAGATAAAGCataattttt atatttttttaaagcCTATTTCTAAGATAATCGATTCTTATACATCAGCTGCATATTGTGAA atgtctatatcttcatataattatttgtttGCATGTGATACGTCCTGTAAAAAACTAATAAATTCAACATCCCCTGCGGCTGCGTTACATGGA ATAACCtatatattgaatataatatttccaTGTTTTACTACTCTCATTATTACCTTTTTGTCATTTAAT atttttaataattttcaaAGATATAATGATTTGTATTCATCTAATTTTATTCCAAACCCCTTTTTTGCTTCCCTT ATAATTGGTACATTATGCGGAATTATTTCgtcttattttattaccCTTATATCATCTCTATCTGATtgcatattatattgttttgTTTGTGAATGTTATAAAAACCAAATGATTGATGAAGATCCTAtgagaaatatatttacacCTCCTATGTTAagaaattttatattagaaatatatgatgaatatAACTCGAATTTGTGA
- a CDS encoding syntaxin, Qa-SNARE family yields MEDILNEIISLSEKKRKEEQLKDMEEKDKKKENDHIVDIKKIREEKSDYDFKIRKENKNTIKDIISNKKKKSSDSIKDDNTSIYCDASTICTIDDDINIEKANIFSKIIHDKKMNEDNYSNISNINNNNNYYDDDILYFKDLENNIDENTPLKVNGFNNNLNSYLLHVNDINTHISSIYKNIDKINVIKKKIDLNIYDNEKLYNKVNVIITNSEDIVKYIKLKINELNNENNEFERNSNMVSEIKLRINIFIDVVNKYKSCINKYKNICNQYYEYVNKNIIKHYKLIHPNLNDHTIHKLLKQNNNNVEDFLNINKNSFYENNIFCTNVEQIEIEKIKKKYNELKNLENNILSLNELYIELAYVIKKRKNLINNIENNVFQVKEYTQDALNNIVDAKKYNAMIKQRILYFSIFLLIVAFIILFPVFFNYTIF; encoded by the coding sequence atggaagaCATTTTAAACGAAATAATATCACTGAgcgaaaaaaaaaggaaagaaGAACAACTGAAAGATATGGAAGAGAAAGATAAAAAGAAGGAGAATGATCACATTgtagatataaaaaaaattaggGAAGAAAAATCGGATTATGATTTTAAGAtaagaaaagaaaacaaaaatacaataaaagatattatttcaaataaaaagaagaaatcAAGTGATAGTATAAAAGATGATAATACAAGTATATATTGTGATGCGTCAACCATATGCACAAttgatgatgatataaatattgagaaagcaaatatatttagtaaaataatacatgataagaaaatgaatgaagataattatagtaatattagtaatataaataataataataattattatgatgatgatatattatattttaaagatCTTGAAAACAATATTGACGAAAATACACCTTTAAAAGTAAACGGATTTAATAATAACttaaattcatatttattacatgtcaatgatattaatacacatatttcaagtatatataaaaatattgataaaattaatgttattaaaaaaaaaattgatttaaatatttatgataatgagaaattatataacaaaGTTAATGTTATCATAACTAATTCAGAAGATAtagtaaaatatattaaattaaaaattaatgaacttaataatgaaaataatgaattcGAAAGAAATAGTAACATGGTCAGCGAAATTAAATTAagaattaatatttttattgatgttgtaaacaaatataaaagttgtattaataaatataaaaatatttgtaatcaatattatgaatatgttaataaaaatattataaaacattataaattaatacatCCAAACCTAAATGATCATACCAtacataaattattaaaacaaaataataataatgtagaagactttttaaatattaataaaaattctttttatgaaaataatattttttgtacaAATGTAGAACAAATAgaaattgaaaaaattaaaaaaaaatataacgaattaaaaaatttagaaaataatatattatcctTAAATGAATTGTATATAGAACTAGCATAtgtaattaaaaaaagaaaaaatctaattaataatattgaaaataatgTCTTTCAAGTTAAAGAATATACACAAGATGCtcttaataatattgtggacgcaaaaaaatataacgCTATGATTAAACAAAggatattatattttagtATCTTCTTATTAATTGTTGcctttattattttattccCCGTCTTTTTCAACTACacaatattttaa
- a CDS encoding voltage-dependent anion-selective channel protein, putative: MDFPKLLNKPSLDLLKNDFPLSSKFELEHSSISKHPFLKSGFTFSNNTYSIYTNFKNNIYNSKNEIKFDNSGISLLDIKYEPGFIKNLNLCGKYTKTNGKEDDTFEVYSEYTTDDMNIFSSVNVRNFAFKYIHVSSHPKYRNFKFGGLLEGNMDINNLQYSFGGAYTKHHKDNLYIFSLRSIPSNKHFYGSLALNLFFQNKSINDNAISVEVIQNIMEKKANINVASIWYLDNKNTFVKTKISNDTKVALSLTHKYNEFVTITLGSQVDISKMSLPDNTKFGMKLYLKS; the protein is encoded by the exons atggaTTTTCCGAAATTATTGAATAAGCCTTCATTAG ATTTATTAAAGAATGATTTTCCTCTCTCCAGTAAATTTGAGCTTGAACACAGCAGTATTTCAAAACATCCa TTTTTAAAAAGTGGTTTCACCTTTTCAAATAACAcatatagtatatataccaatttcaaaaataatatttacaattccaaaaatgaaataaaatttgATAACTCTGGAATAAGCTTGCtagatataaaatatgaa CCCGGTTTTATTAAAAACCTAAATCTTTGTGGAAAATATACCAAGACTAATGGAAAAGAAGATGACACTTTTGAAGTTTATAGTGAATATACAACAGATGATATGAACATATTTTCATCTGTAAATGTTAGAAATTTTgcttttaaatatattcatgtGAGCTCCCATCCAAAATATCGAAATTTTAAATTCGGAG GTTTGCTTGAAGGAAATAtggatataaataatttgcAATATTCATTCGGTGGTGCATACACGAAGCATCACAAAGataatttatacatattttcCCTAAGATc AATCCCGAGTAATAAACACTTTTATGGATCCTTAGCtcttaatttatttttccaGAACAAGAGTATAAATGACAATGCAATTAGTGTAGAAGtaattcaaaatataatggaaaaaaaagcaaatataaatgttgCTTCAATATGGTATCTTGATAATAAGAATACTTTTGTAAAAACTAAAATTAGCAACGATACTAAAGTTGCCTTGTCTTTAACACacaaatataatgaatttGTGACAATAACTCTAGGTTCACag GTTGATATATCTAAAATGTCCTTGCCAGACAACACCAAATTTGGAATGAAACTTTATTTAAAAtcataa